Proteins from a genomic interval of Paenibacillus lentus:
- a CDS encoding response regulator transcription factor encodes MNHTKNILVADDNEEIREIVRVLLESEQYNVTEAIDGDDAVDKVDETIDLIILDIMMPRKSGFKACVEIREKTIAPILFLTAKTQDSDKYLAFSAGSDDYLSKPFSYTELVSRVKALLRRYYVYKGKDTTAESPEIIKINELTINKKVNEVWMGDKELTLTEIEYKILSLMSSNRNKIFSAQNLYESVWGEPYFYSCNNTVMVHIRNLRLKLEKDPQNPKFIKTIWGKGYRIE; translated from the coding sequence ATGAATCATACCAAGAATATACTCGTTGCTGACGATAACGAAGAGATTAGAGAGATTGTCCGTGTCCTGCTGGAGAGTGAACAATATAACGTGACTGAAGCAATAGACGGTGATGATGCAGTAGATAAAGTCGATGAAACTATAGATTTGATTATCCTGGACATTATGATGCCAAGAAAATCCGGATTCAAAGCATGCGTAGAAATTCGTGAGAAAACAATCGCTCCCATTTTATTTTTAACCGCTAAAACTCAAGACTCTGATAAATACTTGGCATTTTCTGCAGGAAGTGATGATTATCTGTCGAAGCCCTTCTCCTATACGGAACTGGTTTCAAGAGTAAAGGCCTTGCTTCGAAGATATTATGTTTATAAAGGAAAGGATACTACGGCAGAATCTCCAGAGATAATCAAAATTAATGAACTAACTATTAATAAAAAGGTCAATGAGGTGTGGATGGGCGACAAAGAACTTACACTAACCGAAATTGAGTACAAAATATTATCCTTGATGTCCAGTAATAGAAACAAGATTTTTTCAGCACAAAATCTATATGAAAGTGTCTGGGGAGAACCTTATTTTTATAGCTGTAATAATACAGTCATGGTTCATATCAGGAATCTCAGGTTGAAATTGGAGAAGGACCCCCAAAACCCCAAATTCATTAAAACCATTTGGGGAAAGGGGTACCGAATTGAATAA
- a CDS encoding TVP38/TMEM64 family protein — translation MGVSSVKKQFSRICIASLGLLMMVLIICYSPEILKLTMSLDHFRDHILSTGKLGPIILIFFQVLQTVIAPIPGEVIQIAGGYVYGTSIGTLLITVGMLLGAMMAFYFTRFLGGAFVERLLKKDKFQWMASMMDNKRFSIFLFIIFIIPGLPKDLFIYAAGLTSIKPLRFFVILLVARFPWLIASVSIGSNIYQKNYLSTIIISGVAGLAFILGLIYKDKLINKLSTFKRSNSES, via the coding sequence ATGGGTGTTTCATCGGTAAAAAAACAATTTAGCAGGATTTGCATTGCGTCACTGGGGCTTCTAATGATGGTATTAATCATTTGCTATTCGCCTGAAATTCTTAAATTGACAATGTCCCTTGATCATTTCCGGGATCATATTCTTTCAACGGGAAAGTTAGGGCCCATAATCCTTATTTTTTTCCAAGTCCTGCAAACCGTTATTGCTCCAATACCAGGTGAAGTGATCCAAATTGCTGGTGGATATGTCTATGGAACATCTATAGGTACGCTACTCATCACTGTGGGCATGTTATTAGGGGCCATGATGGCATTTTATTTCACGAGGTTTCTGGGTGGGGCATTTGTCGAGAGGTTACTGAAGAAAGATAAATTTCAATGGATGGCAAGTATGATGGATAATAAAAGGTTCTCTATTTTCTTGTTCATTATATTTATTATTCCTGGGCTTCCCAAGGATTTGTTTATATATGCCGCGGGACTGACGTCGATAAAGCCCTTAAGATTTTTCGTGATTTTACTTGTCGCCAGGTTTCCGTGGCTGATAGCTTCTGTGAGCATTGGATCAAATATTTATCAAAAGAATTATTTATCAACGATCATCATATCAGGAGTGGCAGGCTTAGCTTTTATATTGGGATTAATTTATAAAGATAAGCTCATTAACAAATTATCAACTTTTAAAAGAAGTAATAGTGAGTCTTAA
- the pssA gene encoding CDP-diacylglycerol--serine O-phosphatidyltransferase: MRSIPNLLTFTNLSFGVLAMIEIFNQNYSASAVYVMIAAIIDRYDGRIARRLNVCSEFGRELDSLADLVSFGIAPALLVYFKFNFDDLGILRIVGIAALILYVVSGSYRLALFNIREFEGNFRGIPITVAGSILTIYSMIAPSANSSMIISVVTLLIFSLLMVSNIKIKKI; encoded by the coding sequence ATGAGAAGTATCCCCAATCTACTAACCTTTACGAATCTGTCATTCGGGGTATTAGCCATGATCGAAATTTTTAACCAGAATTACTCCGCAAGTGCAGTGTATGTCATGATTGCAGCAATTATAGATAGATACGATGGGAGAATCGCTAGGCGGTTAAATGTTTGTAGTGAATTTGGCAGGGAATTGGATTCCTTAGCTGATTTGGTTTCCTTTGGTATTGCTCCGGCTTTACTTGTTTATTTTAAATTTAATTTTGATGACCTCGGCATTCTAAGGATTGTGGGGATAGCTGCTCTAATACTATACGTTGTGAGCGGTTCCTACAGATTGGCGCTATTTAATATCAGAGAATTTGAGGGTAACTTTCGCGGAATCCCAATAACCGTGGCAGGCTCTATTCTCACCATATACTCAATGATTGCGCCCAGTGCGAATAGTTCAATGATTATATCTGTTGTTACACTGCTTATTTTTTCTCTTTTAATGGTATCAAATATAAAAATTAAGAAAATATAA
- a CDS encoding pyrimidine-nucleoside phosphorylase, which produces MRMVDLIEKKRDGKELTAEEINFIIEGYTKDQIPDYQVSAWTMAVFFRDMTERERADLTMAMVHSGDTIDLSEIKGVKVDKHSTGGVGDTTTLVLAPLVAALDIPIAKMSGRGLGHTGGTIDKLEAIEGFHVELSNEQFVDQVNRHKIAVIGQSGNLTPADKKLYALRDVTGTVNSIPLIASSIMSKKIAAGSDAIVLDVKTGAGAFMKTAEEAKQLAEAMVQIGNNVGRKTMAVISDMSQPLGYAIGNALEVKEAIETLQGKGPKDLEELCLALGRQMVFLAKKATSLEEAEQMLKEVIHNGKALEKFKEFIASQGGDPSVVDHPEKLPQAAYRIEVPAKTDGIVAEIVADEIGTAAMLLGAGRATKDSSIDLAVGLMLNKKIGDSIKAGESLVTIHANRDQVADVVEKIHSNIRITDHAVAPVLVHDIVRQ; this is translated from the coding sequence ATGAGAATGGTGGATTTGATTGAGAAGAAGCGCGATGGCAAGGAATTAACAGCGGAAGAGATCAATTTCATCATCGAGGGCTATACGAAGGATCAAATCCCCGACTATCAAGTCAGCGCATGGACGATGGCGGTTTTCTTCCGAGACATGACAGAGCGAGAGCGCGCAGACTTGACCATGGCGATGGTGCATTCCGGCGACACTATCGATTTGTCAGAGATCAAAGGCGTAAAAGTGGATAAGCATTCCACTGGCGGTGTTGGCGATACGACGACCCTCGTACTGGCACCGCTCGTGGCTGCTCTCGACATACCTATTGCCAAAATGTCCGGGCGCGGTCTAGGTCATACCGGCGGAACGATTGATAAGCTGGAGGCCATTGAAGGGTTCCATGTAGAGCTCAGCAATGAGCAATTCGTGGATCAAGTAAACCGTCATAAAATTGCGGTTATCGGCCAATCCGGAAATTTGACGCCAGCCGACAAGAAGCTTTACGCGCTACGCGACGTCACTGGAACAGTGAATTCGATTCCGCTCATCGCAAGCTCGATTATGAGCAAGAAAATCGCTGCCGGCTCCGACGCCATCGTTCTCGATGTGAAGACAGGGGCTGGAGCATTCATGAAAACAGCAGAGGAAGCCAAGCAGCTGGCTGAGGCGATGGTTCAGATCGGCAACAACGTCGGCCGTAAAACAATGGCTGTCATCTCCGATATGAGTCAGCCTCTCGGGTACGCGATCGGTAACGCCCTGGAGGTCAAGGAAGCCATCGAAACACTGCAAGGAAAGGGACCCAAGGATCTGGAGGAACTTTGTCTGGCGCTTGGAAGGCAGATGGTTTTTCTCGCTAAGAAGGCAACATCACTGGAAGAGGCGGAGCAAATGCTGAAAGAAGTTATCCATAACGGAAAAGCACTAGAGAAATTTAAGGAGTTTATCGCAAGTCAAGGTGGAGATCCATCTGTTGTGGATCATCCCGAGAAGCTGCCGCAAGCCGCTTATCGAATTGAGGTACCTGCTAAGACGGATGGCATTGTCGCCGAAATCGTTGCCGATGAGATCGGAACGGCTGCTATGCTGCTGGGCGCGGGAAGAGCGACGAAGGATTCCAGCATCGACCTTGCGGTTGGTCTGATGCTGAACAAGAAGATTGGCGACTCGATCAAGGCCGGAGAGTCTTTAGTTACCATTCATGCTAATCGGGATCAGGTTGCCGATGTTGTGGAAAAAATTCACTCAAATATCCGGATTACCGATCATGCGGTTGCTCCCGTTCTCGTGCATGATATTGTAAGGCAATGA
- a CDS encoding NupC/NupG family nucleoside CNT transporter, whose product MNILNAILGVIVVFGLTFWASNNRRKIRYRPIIVMLVLQTVLAYILLFTSAGEVLIRGFASVFEMLLAYAADGINFVFGGLANEGQMVFFVSVLLPIVFISALIGILQYTRILPFIIRYIGLILSKVNGMGRLESYNAVASAILGQSEVFISVKKQIGMLPKHRLYTLCASAMSTVSMSIVGAYMTMIDPKYVVTALVLNLFGGFIIATIINPYTVDKDEDILVVQAEEKQSFFEMLGEYIMDGFKVAVIVSAMLIGFVALISLINGIFNGIFGISFQGMLGYVFAPVAFVMGIPWHDAVVAGSIMATKMVSNEFVAMLDLSSNQTLSPRSIGIVSVFLVSFANFSSIGIIAGAVKGLHEKQGNVVARFGLRLLFGATMVSVLSATVAGIFI is encoded by the coding sequence ATGAATATTCTAAATGCCATTTTGGGTGTGATCGTTGTTTTTGGTTTAACTTTCTGGGCAAGCAACAACCGGCGAAAAATTCGCTATCGGCCAATTATCGTCATGCTCGTCCTGCAAACGGTTCTCGCTTATATATTGCTGTTCACGAGCGCAGGAGAGGTTCTTATCCGAGGCTTTGCCTCCGTGTTTGAGATGCTTCTGGCTTATGCGGCAGACGGCATCAATTTTGTGTTCGGCGGTCTCGCAAACGAGGGACAAATGGTGTTCTTCGTGAGTGTTTTACTGCCAATCGTTTTTATCTCCGCGTTGATTGGCATCCTGCAGTATACGAGAATTCTACCTTTCATCATTCGGTATATCGGGCTAATCTTGAGTAAGGTTAACGGAATGGGCAGGCTGGAATCCTATAATGCAGTCGCCTCTGCGATCCTCGGCCAATCCGAAGTGTTCATATCCGTCAAGAAGCAGATCGGCATGCTGCCGAAGCACCGTCTATATACGCTTTGCGCTTCCGCTATGTCAACCGTGTCAATGTCGATTGTCGGTGCGTACATGACAATGATTGACCCTAAGTATGTCGTTACCGCGCTCGTTCTGAACCTGTTCGGCGGGTTTATCATCGCCACCATCATCAACCCTTACACAGTGGATAAAGATGAAGATATCCTGGTCGTTCAGGCTGAAGAGAAGCAATCGTTCTTTGAAATGCTCGGCGAGTACATTATGGATGGTTTCAAAGTAGCGGTCATCGTCTCCGCAATGCTGATTGGTTTCGTAGCTCTGATCTCGTTGATCAACGGGATTTTCAACGGGATCTTTGGCATTTCGTTTCAAGGAATGCTGGGCTATGTATTCGCACCGGTTGCATTCGTCATGGGCATCCCATGGCATGACGCGGTCGTGGCAGGAAGCATTATGGCGACCAAGATGGTGTCCAATGAATTTGTAGCCATGCTGGACCTGAGTAGTAACCAAACATTGTCCCCAAGAAGTATCGGGATTGTATCGGTGTTCCTTGTCTCGTTTGCTAATTTCTCATCGATTGGCATTATTGCCGGAGCGGTAAAGGGACTTCATGAGAAACAGGGGAACGTTGTCGCACGGTTTGGTCTGCGATTGCTATTCGGTGCTACGATGGTAAGCGTCTTGTCCGCTACGGTGGCAGGGATTTTCATCTAA
- a CDS encoding cytidine deaminase yields MKEQLIQQALESRKQAYSPYSRFQVGAALLSGGKIYGGCNIENASYGLTNCAERTAVFKAVSEGNTKIDAIAIVADTEGPVSPCGACRQVLAEFSDHNTIIYLTNLHGDVEEWTMAQLLPGAFQLPDRTELGDRGDIE; encoded by the coding sequence TTGAAAGAGCAACTGATTCAACAAGCGCTTGAGTCCCGCAAGCAAGCATACAGCCCTTATTCCCGCTTTCAGGTAGGGGCCGCACTGCTATCGGGTGGGAAGATATATGGGGGCTGCAACATTGAGAATGCTTCATACGGTTTAACCAATTGTGCGGAAAGAACAGCCGTCTTCAAGGCAGTATCCGAAGGAAATACCAAGATTGACGCGATCGCCATCGTGGCAGATACGGAAGGCCCCGTATCCCCTTGCGGTGCTTGCCGACAAGTGCTGGCTGAATTCAGTGATCACAACACAATCATATATTTAACGAATCTTCATGGCGATGTCGAGGAATGGACAATGGCCCAGCTCCTCCCAGGAGCATTTCAACTCCCAGACAGGACGGAGCTAGGCGACAGAGGGGATATCGAATGA
- the deoC gene encoding deoxyribose-phosphate aldolase, with product MNIAGMIDHTLLRADATRAEIAKLTEEAKKYKFASVCVNPTWVAFAAEQIAGTEVKVCTVIGFPLGATTSAVKAMEVKDAIANGATEVDMVINIGQLKDGNNEFVEQDIKAVVDMASNQAIVKVIIETSLLTDEEKIRACELSVKAGADFVKTSTGFSTGGATLQDVTLMRKTVGPHVGVKASGGVRSLEDMNRMIESGANRIGASSGVKIMEGEQSTTTY from the coding sequence ATGAATATAGCTGGCATGATTGATCACACGCTGCTGCGCGCGGATGCTACCCGGGCAGAAATTGCCAAGTTAACAGAAGAAGCCAAAAAATACAAGTTTGCGTCCGTTTGCGTTAATCCAACCTGGGTTGCTTTTGCCGCAGAACAAATCGCGGGGACAGAGGTAAAAGTTTGTACCGTCATCGGATTTCCGCTAGGCGCAACAACATCGGCAGTGAAGGCCATGGAAGTGAAGGACGCCATTGCGAATGGTGCCACTGAAGTGGACATGGTTATTAACATTGGTCAGTTAAAAGATGGGAATAACGAGTTTGTAGAGCAGGATATTAAAGCAGTCGTTGATATGGCTTCCAATCAAGCGATCGTGAAAGTCATTATTGAAACGTCCCTCTTGACTGATGAAGAAAAAATACGCGCATGCGAGCTTTCCGTTAAAGCGGGGGCGGACTTCGTCAAAACATCCACAGGATTCTCGACTGGGGGCGCTACGCTGCAAGATGTCACTCTGATGCGCAAGACCGTCGGTCCACATGTAGGCGTGAAAGCATCCGGAGGAGTACGCAGCCTGGAAGACATGAACAGAATGATCGAATCAGGCGCTAACCGAATTGGAGCTAGCTCAGGTGTAAAGATCATGGAAGGTGAACAATCAACGACTACGTATTAA
- a CDS encoding 5'-nucleotidase C-terminal domain-containing protein: MSWKQNVGKSTIRMAAAVLLFSQLLGATGSVSAASKDVEVHLIGINDLHGQLDTTSIVNEKKVGTAPILATYLKEARAEYEHSLLFHNGDAVGASAPISSLDRDEPTMEWMNMMGFDVASLGNHEFDQGIAALKAQIFGGLDPKEGKVTHAGAKFDYVNANVIEISTGRTLLKPYVIKEVGGVKIGFIGLVTKATPSKVSPSATAGVRFLSSEEEVEAVNKYAKELQAQGVETIIILAHDPATTKDGVTTGEAADLAKALPADSPVDVIVAGDNHGYANGEVNGILIVQAYSYGTAFEDIKLMIDPATGDVTEKSATVITTFQEGVKEDPESLAIIKKSLDKHPELTKPVGTTDGSVTRTDAYNNEAPLGNLIADAMRQADFGDHGSAADFAFMNPGGIRADLPQGDVTFADLAKIQPFGNTLVKLELTGEQIQTLLEQQWGTNADGTPNTKTLQISGLKYTADFNKPVAERVTSLSFEDGTPIDPAKTYTAVVNNFMAAGGDNYKVLVEAKSSLAGPIDLDVFYQYIVDTYKGGSIEANIEGRITNLAASTERTDAPVTTEFISRAEFVSALVDMLKLNEVATAPTFKDVAADATYADAIAEATHAGFIRGYGGNFNPDHAITREEAATILAKLLNNQASDKNAATILADFEDGKTVSKYAVESMAILVNKGIFGTADSKLLQPKQGLSSNEAIALIEKAVAAKAS; encoded by the coding sequence ATGTCATGGAAACAAAATGTGGGTAAAAGTACTATTCGTATGGCGGCTGCAGTACTATTATTTTCCCAACTATTGGGGGCAACGGGTTCAGTCTCTGCTGCAAGCAAAGATGTAGAAGTACACTTGATCGGAATCAATGACCTGCACGGTCAGTTAGATACCACGTCAATAGTTAATGAAAAAAAAGTAGGAACTGCGCCAATTCTTGCAACTTACCTAAAAGAGGCGCGAGCCGAATATGAACACTCCCTACTCTTCCATAATGGGGACGCTGTTGGCGCATCTGCTCCAATCTCATCTCTAGATCGTGATGAGCCTACGATGGAGTGGATGAATATGATGGGCTTTGATGTGGCTTCTTTAGGCAATCATGAATTCGACCAAGGTATCGCTGCATTAAAAGCACAAATCTTTGGCGGCCTTGATCCAAAAGAAGGCAAGGTAACTCATGCTGGTGCAAAATTTGATTATGTCAATGCCAACGTCATTGAAATCTCCACGGGCAGGACATTGCTTAAGCCCTACGTGATTAAAGAAGTGGGTGGCGTCAAAATTGGATTTATCGGATTAGTAACGAAAGCTACACCATCTAAAGTATCTCCATCTGCTACAGCTGGCGTGCGCTTCTTAAGCTCGGAAGAAGAAGTTGAAGCTGTTAATAAATATGCAAAAGAATTACAAGCTCAAGGTGTAGAAACAATTATCATCTTGGCACATGATCCAGCAACAACGAAAGATGGCGTAACGACTGGAGAAGCAGCTGACTTAGCAAAGGCTTTGCCGGCAGATTCCCCTGTTGATGTTATCGTTGCCGGTGACAATCATGGTTATGCGAACGGTGAAGTGAATGGAATATTGATTGTTCAGGCTTATTCTTATGGTACGGCATTTGAGGATATTAAGCTGATGATTGACCCTGCTACGGGGGATGTAACCGAGAAATCAGCCACAGTTATAACGACTTTTCAAGAGGGTGTAAAAGAAGACCCTGAATCTTTAGCTATTATTAAAAAATCATTAGACAAGCATCCTGAGCTAACTAAGCCGGTAGGTACAACAGATGGTTCTGTGACTCGTACAGATGCTTATAATAATGAAGCTCCTCTAGGTAACCTCATTGCAGATGCCATGCGCCAGGCAGACTTTGGTGATCACGGAAGCGCTGCTGACTTTGCATTTATGAATCCAGGTGGTATTCGTGCGGATCTGCCACAAGGCGATGTAACCTTTGCGGATCTTGCTAAAATCCAGCCTTTTGGTAATACCTTAGTGAAATTAGAGCTGACTGGTGAGCAAATTCAAACTTTGCTGGAGCAACAATGGGGAACAAATGCAGACGGTACACCGAACACAAAAACATTACAAATCTCTGGTTTAAAATATACTGCTGATTTTAATAAGCCAGTTGCAGAACGTGTTACTAGTCTTAGCTTTGAAGATGGCACACCTATTGATCCTGCAAAAACATATACGGCTGTAGTTAACAATTTTATGGCAGCAGGTGGAGATAATTATAAAGTGCTAGTGGAGGCTAAATCATCTTTGGCAGGCCCTATCGATTTGGATGTATTCTACCAGTACATTGTAGATACGTATAAAGGCGGCAGTATTGAGGCTAACATCGAAGGACGTATCACGAACCTAGCTGCATCTACAGAGCGAACAGATGCCCCGGTAACAACAGAATTCATTTCTCGTGCTGAGTTTGTGAGTGCACTGGTAGACATGTTGAAGCTAAACGAAGTAGCTACAGCACCTACATTCAAGGATGTTGCTGCTGACGCTACCTATGCTGATGCAATCGCTGAAGCTACTCATGCTGGATTCATTCGAGGCTACGGTGGTAACTTCAATCCCGATCATGCTATCACTCGTGAAGAAGCAGCTACGATCCTAGCTAAATTGTTGAACAATCAAGCTTCTGATAAAAATGCGGCTACGATCCTTGCAGACTTCGAAGATGGCAAAACCGTTTCGAAATATGCCGTTGAATCCATGGCAATACTGGTTAACAAAGGGATTTTTGGTACAGCAGATAGCAAGTTGCTTCAACCGAAACAGGGACTTTCTTCTAACGAAGCAATAGCTTTAATCGAAAAAGCGGTTGCAGCAAAAGCTTCGTAA